One stretch of Anolis carolinensis isolate JA03-04 chromosome 3, rAnoCar3.1.pri, whole genome shotgun sequence DNA includes these proteins:
- the rps24 gene encoding small ribosomal subunit protein eS24 isoform X2 has translation MNDTVTIRTRKFMTNRLLQRKQMVIDVLHPGKATVPKTEIREKLAKMYKTTPDVIFVFGFRTHFGGGKTTGFGMIYDSLDYAKKNEPKHRLARHGLYEKKKTSRKQRKERKNRMKKVRGTAKANVGATKK, from the exons ATG AATGACACAGTGACCATCCGAACAAGGAAATTTATGACAAACAGGCTGCTTCAGCGCAAGCAGATG GTAATTGATGTTTTACATCCTGGAAAAGCCACTGTCCCCAAAACTGAGATCCGTGAAAAGTTGGCTAAAATGTACAAGACAACACCAGATGTCATTTTCGTCTTTGGCTTCAGAACCCATTTTGGGGGTGGAAAGACAACAGGCTTTGGCATGATCTATGATTCCCTGGACTACGCAAAGAAAAATGAACCAAAGCACAGATTAGCCAGG CATGGCTTGTATGAAAAGAAAAAGACTTCAAGGAAACAGCGTAAAGAACGCAAGAACAGGATGAAGAAGGTCAGGGGAACAGCCAAAGCAAATGTTGGGGCTACCAAGAAG TAA
- the rps24 gene encoding small ribosomal subunit protein eS24 isoform X1 has translation MNDTVTIRTRKFMTNRLLQRKQMVIDVLHPGKATVPKTEIREKLAKMYKTTPDVIFVFGFRTHFGGGKTTGFGMIYDSLDYAKKNEPKHRLARHGLYEKKKTSRKQRKERKNRMKKVRGTAKANVGATKKK, from the exons ATG AATGACACAGTGACCATCCGAACAAGGAAATTTATGACAAACAGGCTGCTTCAGCGCAAGCAGATG GTAATTGATGTTTTACATCCTGGAAAAGCCACTGTCCCCAAAACTGAGATCCGTGAAAAGTTGGCTAAAATGTACAAGACAACACCAGATGTCATTTTCGTCTTTGGCTTCAGAACCCATTTTGGGGGTGGAAAGACAACAGGCTTTGGCATGATCTATGATTCCCTGGACTACGCAAAGAAAAATGAACCAAAGCACAGATTAGCCAGG CATGGCTTGTATGAAAAGAAAAAGACTTCAAGGAAACAGCGTAAAGAACGCAAGAACAGGATGAAGAAGGTCAGGGGAACAGCCAAAGCAAATGTTGGGGCTACCAAGAAG AAATGA